In Janthinobacterium sp. 67, a genomic segment contains:
- the pal gene encoding peptidoglycan-associated lipoprotein Pal — translation MSNFKSLAFIAATAALLSACSTPVKVAETPVVERAPEKVAAPVDTRQVQPVTTASVDPLDDPKGVLANRSIYFDFDKYVVREADTPVVQNHAAYLVKTPSRKILIQGNTDERGGAEYNLALGQKRAEAVRKSMAALGVPEGQMEAVSLGKEKPKAQGSNEAAWAENRRADIVY, via the coding sequence ATGAGTAACTTTAAAAGCTTGGCTTTCATCGCCGCTACCGCAGCTCTGCTGTCCGCCTGCAGCACCCCAGTCAAAGTAGCCGAGACCCCAGTGGTTGAGCGCGCTCCTGAAAAAGTCGCAGCTCCAGTTGACACCCGTCAAGTTCAGCCAGTAACGACCGCATCGGTCGATCCACTGGACGATCCAAAAGGCGTGTTGGCTAACCGCAGCATCTACTTCGACTTCGACAAATACGTCGTGCGTGAAGCGGACACCCCAGTCGTGCAAAACCACGCTGCTTACCTGGTGAAAACGCCTAGCCGCAAGATCCTGATCCAAGGTAACACCGATGAACGCGGTGGCGCTGAGTACAACCTGGCCCTGGGCCAGAAACGTGCTGAAGCCGTGCGCAAGTCGATGGCAGCCCTGGGCGTGCCAGAAGGCCAAATGGAAGCCGTGTCGCTGGGCAAAGAAAAGCCTAAAGCACAAGGCAGCAACGAAGCAGCATGGGCAGAAAACCGCCGCGCTGACATCGTTTATTGA
- the tolB gene encoding Tol-Pal system beta propeller repeat protein TolB translates to MMTMKKMSYVVLCAGLMLGATGAQAQLRVEITGIGSNQIPVAVASFVNESAAPQSLSGIIKADLARSGVFKLIDADAPVSETAPVSYEQWKSRGADALAAGTVQSMADGRLDVRYKLFDTIKGAQISSMNNAAAPQFNRLLAHKIADDIYEKLTGVKGAFATRIAYVTQSGREYRLEVADADGEGIQVALRSNEPIISPAWSPDGTKVAYVSFEKKKPIVYVQNLVTRQRTIVSNEKGSNSAPSWSPDGSRLAVALSRDGHTQVYTVNADGSGLRRVSTSSGIDTEPQFSADGQSIYFTSDRSGGPQIYRMSASGGEAKRVTFGGSYNISPRISSDGKTLAYISRRDGNFQLYALDLASGQELRLSDTANDESPSFSPNGKYIMYATESGRRKSLAVVSVDGRVKQRLTTQAGNIKEPTWGPFMK, encoded by the coding sequence ATGATGACCATGAAAAAAATGAGCTATGTCGTGCTCTGCGCCGGCCTGATGCTGGGCGCGACCGGCGCCCAGGCGCAGCTGCGCGTGGAGATTACGGGAATCGGCAGCAACCAGATCCCGGTCGCTGTCGCCAGCTTCGTCAATGAATCGGCGGCGCCGCAATCGCTGTCCGGCATCATCAAGGCCGACCTGGCGCGCAGCGGCGTGTTCAAGCTGATCGACGCCGATGCGCCCGTATCGGAAACGGCGCCCGTCAGCTACGAGCAGTGGAAGTCGCGCGGCGCCGACGCGCTGGCGGCGGGTACCGTGCAAAGCATGGCCGACGGCCGCCTGGACGTGCGCTACAAGCTGTTCGACACCATCAAGGGCGCCCAGATTTCCAGCATGAACAATGCGGCCGCCCCGCAGTTCAACCGCTTGCTGGCGCACAAGATCGCCGACGACATCTATGAAAAGCTGACGGGCGTCAAGGGCGCGTTCGCCACGCGCATCGCCTACGTCACGCAATCGGGCCGCGAGTACCGGCTGGAAGTGGCCGACGCCGATGGCGAAGGCATCCAGGTCGCCCTGCGCTCGAACGAGCCGATCATTTCGCCAGCCTGGTCGCCGGACGGCACCAAGGTCGCGTATGTCTCGTTTGAAAAGAAAAAGCCGATCGTCTACGTGCAAAACCTGGTGACGCGCCAGCGCACCATCGTATCGAATGAAAAAGGCAGCAATTCGGCGCCGAGCTGGAGCCCGGACGGCTCGCGCCTGGCCGTGGCCCTGTCGCGCGATGGCCATACCCAAGTCTATACCGTCAATGCCGACGGCAGCGGTTTGCGCCGCGTCAGCACCAGCAGCGGCATCGATACGGAACCTCAATTCTCGGCCGATGGCCAAAGCATTTACTTCACCAGCGATCGCAGCGGCGGACCACAAATCTACCGCATGTCGGCCAGCGGTGGCGAAGCCAAGCGCGTGACGTTTGGCGGCTCCTACAACATCAGCCCGCGGATCTCGTCCGACGGGAAGACACTTGCTTATATTTCCCGTCGCGACGGCAATTTCCAGCTCTACGCGCTCGACCTGGCTAGTGGCCAGGAACTGCGCCTGTCGGACACCGCCAACGACGAATCACCGAGCTTTTCGCCCAACGGGAAATATATCATGTACGCGACCGAATCCGGACGACGCAAGTCGCTGGCAGTGGTATCGGTGGATGGCCGCGTCAAACAGCGTTTGACTACGCAAGCTGGCAATATCAAGGAGCCCACCTGGGGTCCTTTCATGAAGTAA
- the tolA gene encoding cell envelope integrity protein TolA — translation MQTKQIDHVLGKPYSVPRERSRWPSLGLALAMHLGLLFFLWVGVHWQNTEPVAVEAEVWDMKVQTAAPPPEVATEPEPTPTPPPEPQVEQPAPPPPPPVAAPEPKVDLREAEIALERKKAKLKEEKEKAAAEERRKQEQKEREEEKRELEKQKQKEKDKAEKLEKEKADKLEKAKQAKEKEKAAEEKAEKELSEKKAAAEKAAKAKKAAEEKKAADKARAAEMSRITGAAGAGTTGTAAKATAPRKDSGYVAALTSKIKSNIAYSGSTDVPGNPRAVFKIEQLPTGEIISVRKIKSSGLPAYDSSVENAINKSSPLPKKKDGTVEREIELIFEMKDLPK, via the coding sequence TTGCAGACCAAACAAATCGACCATGTACTCGGCAAGCCCTACAGCGTGCCGCGCGAACGCAGCCGCTGGCCCTCGCTGGGCCTGGCGCTGGCGATGCATCTTGGCCTGCTGTTTTTCCTGTGGGTGGGCGTACACTGGCAAAATACGGAGCCTGTAGCCGTCGAAGCGGAAGTATGGGACATGAAAGTGCAGACGGCCGCGCCGCCGCCCGAAGTGGCGACGGAACCGGAGCCGACGCCAACGCCGCCGCCTGAACCGCAAGTGGAACAGCCGGCCCCGCCGCCACCGCCGCCGGTGGCCGCGCCCGAGCCGAAGGTCGACCTGCGCGAAGCGGAGATCGCCCTCGAGCGCAAGAAGGCCAAGCTGAAGGAAGAGAAAGAAAAAGCGGCGGCCGAAGAGCGGCGCAAGCAGGAACAGAAGGAACGCGAGGAAGAAAAACGCGAACTGGAAAAACAGAAGCAGAAAGAAAAAGACAAGGCTGAAAAGCTGGAAAAAGAAAAGGCCGACAAGCTGGAGAAAGCCAAGCAGGCCAAAGAGAAAGAAAAAGCGGCGGAAGAAAAAGCCGAGAAGGAACTGTCCGAGAAAAAAGCGGCGGCGGAAAAAGCTGCCAAGGCGAAAAAAGCGGCGGAAGAGAAAAAAGCCGCCGACAAGGCGCGCGCTGCGGAAATGAGCCGCATCACGGGTGCGGCGGGCGCCGGCACGACGGGCACGGCCGCGAAAGCGACCGCGCCACGCAAGGACAGCGGCTATGTCGCTGCCCTGACGAGCAAGATCAAGAGCAATATCGCATACAGCGGTAGCACGGACGTGCCGGGCAACCCGCGCGCCGTGTTCAAGATCGAGCAACTGCCAACTGGGGAAATTATTTCGGTCCGAAAGATTAAAAGCAGCGGCCTGCCGGCGTATGACAGCTCGGTGGAAAACGCCATTAATAAATCGTCGCCACTGCCGAAGAAAAAAGACGGCACCGTGGAACGCGAGATTGAACTCATATTCGAGATGAAGGATTTGCCTAAATGA
- a CDS encoding ExbD/TolR family protein — protein MGSSFNSGGMRGGRGRKFKSEINVVPYIDVMLVLLIIFMVMPSSNNPSVVNLPNAEKSAKPPDDYIQIVLKPNGSLSIGVIGKEQLSPETEPNRDALLRKLRGLHESNPDYPVMIAGDKESKYDDVIQLISEAKKMGITRVGLATK, from the coding sequence ATGGGTTCCTCATTCAATAGCGGCGGCATGCGCGGCGGCCGTGGCCGCAAGTTCAAGTCCGAGATCAACGTCGTGCCGTACATCGACGTGATGCTGGTGCTGCTGATCATTTTCATGGTGATGCCGTCGTCGAACAATCCCAGCGTGGTGAACTTGCCCAACGCGGAAAAGTCGGCGAAACCGCCCGATGACTATATTCAGATCGTGCTGAAACCAAATGGTTCGCTGTCGATCGGCGTCATCGGCAAGGAACAGCTGTCACCGGAAACGGAACCGAACCGCGACGCCCTGCTGCGCAAGCTGCGCGGCCTGCATGAAAGCAATCCCGACTATCCCGTGATGATCGCGGGCGACAAGGAAAGCAAGTACGACGACGTGATCCAGCTCATTTCGGAAGCAAAAAAAATGGGCATTACCCGCGTCGGCCTGGCCACCAAGTAA
- the tolQ gene encoding protein TolQ: MNVTQDLSFLALITNAHLIVQLIMALLLLISLTSWTYIFRKMFAVRQARKQTIEFERSFWAGGNLHALHQNASGNRDQSGALARIFDAGMGEFIKGKASYGSREALDVGAVLDGARRAMRAAFQREMDVLESHLAFLASVGSVSPYIGLLGTVWGIMNAFRGLANVQQATLAAVAPGIAEALIATAIGLFAAIPAVVAYNRFSHDIDRLAIRFESFVEEFSNILQRQSR; the protein is encoded by the coding sequence ATGAACGTTACACAAGATCTTTCTTTCCTCGCGCTCATCACCAATGCCCACCTGATCGTGCAACTGATCATGGCCCTGCTGCTGCTGATTTCCCTGACCAGCTGGACCTACATTTTCCGCAAGATGTTTGCCGTGCGCCAGGCGCGCAAGCAAACCATCGAATTCGAACGCAGCTTCTGGGCCGGCGGCAACCTGCATGCGCTGCACCAGAACGCCAGCGGCAACCGCGACCAGAGCGGCGCGCTGGCCCGCATCTTCGACGCCGGCATGGGTGAATTCATCAAGGGCAAGGCTTCCTACGGTTCGCGCGAAGCGCTGGACGTGGGTGCCGTGCTCGACGGCGCACGCCGCGCCATGCGCGCCGCCTTCCAGCGTGAAATGGACGTGCTCGAATCGCACCTGGCCTTCCTCGCTTCCGTCGGTTCCGTCTCGCCGTACATCGGCTTGCTCGGTACCGTCTGGGGCATCATGAACGCCTTCCGCGGCCTGGCCAACGTGCAACAAGCCACCCTGGCGGCCGTCGCGCCCGGCATTGCCGAAGCGCTGATCGCCACCGCCATCGGCCTGTTCGCCGCGATTCCCGCCGTCGTCGCCTACAACCGTTTTTCGCACGACATCGACCGCCTGGCGATCCGCTTCGAGAGCTTCGTCGAGGAATTCTCCAACATCTTGCAGCGCCAGTCGCGCTAA
- the ybgC gene encoding tol-pal system-associated acyl-CoA thioesterase, whose protein sequence is MPSVFTWNVRVYYEDTDAGGIVYYANYLKFFERARTEWLRAIGVGQQELLEQHDAMFVVKSVNADYHAPARLDDTVRLTLSIEKMGRASIVFLQQAWCGDRLLNTARVKIGCVDSALRPRAVPDAVAARMRAA, encoded by the coding sequence ATGCCTTCAGTCTTTACCTGGAACGTACGTGTCTACTATGAAGACACCGACGCCGGCGGCATCGTCTATTACGCTAACTACCTGAAATTCTTCGAGCGCGCGCGCACCGAATGGCTGCGCGCCATCGGCGTGGGCCAGCAGGAATTGCTCGAGCAGCACGACGCGATGTTCGTTGTCAAAAGCGTCAACGCCGACTATCATGCGCCAGCCAGGCTCGATGACACGGTAAGATTGACATTAAGCATAGAGAAAATGGGGCGCGCCTCCATCGTTTTCCTGCAACAAGCCTGGTGCGGCGACCGCCTGCTCAACACGGCACGCGTCAAGATCGGCTGCGTCGATTCGGCACTGCGCCCGCGCGCCGTGCCCGATGCGGTAGCGGCCCGCATGCGCGCCGCCTGA
- the glyA gene encoding serine hydroxymethyltransferase, which translates to MFAKDHTLANVDPELFAVIQKENTRQHDHIELIASENYTSPAVMEAQGSQLTNKYAEGYPGKRYYGGCEYVDVAEQLAIDRVKQLFGAECANVQPNSGSQANQGVFFAMLKPGDLIMGMSLAEGGHLTHGMPLNMSGKWFDVVSYGLTAEEDIDYEAMERLARERKPKLIIAGASAFSKKIDFERFSKIAKEVGAYFMVDMAHYAGLIAAGLYPNPVPFADFVTSTTHKSLRGPRGGIILMKAEHEKAINSAIFPGIQGGPLMHVIAGKAVAFKEALSPEFVEYQKQVIKNADVLAKTLIKRGLRIVSGGTESHVMLVDLRAKNLTGKEAEAILGSAHITCNKNGIPNDPQKPFVTSGIRLGSPAMTTRGFKEAQAEEVGNLIADVLDNPHDAATIERVKAAVKVLADAHPVYAA; encoded by the coding sequence ATGTTTGCAAAAGATCATACCCTCGCCAACGTCGATCCTGAATTGTTCGCCGTCATTCAAAAAGAGAACACGCGCCAGCACGATCACATCGAACTGATCGCGTCGGAAAACTACACGTCGCCGGCCGTAATGGAAGCGCAAGGCTCGCAGCTGACGAACAAGTATGCCGAAGGCTATCCAGGCAAGCGCTACTACGGCGGCTGCGAATACGTCGACGTGGCCGAGCAACTGGCTATCGACCGCGTGAAACAGCTGTTCGGCGCCGAATGCGCGAACGTGCAGCCGAACTCGGGCTCGCAGGCAAACCAGGGCGTGTTCTTCGCCATGCTGAAACCAGGCGACCTGATCATGGGTATGTCGCTGGCCGAAGGCGGCCACCTGACCCACGGCATGCCGCTGAACATGTCCGGCAAATGGTTTGACGTCGTCTCCTACGGCTTGACGGCGGAAGAAGACATCGACTACGAGGCAATGGAGCGCCTGGCCCGCGAACGCAAGCCGAAACTGATCATCGCCGGCGCGTCCGCCTTCTCGAAAAAGATCGACTTCGAACGCTTCAGCAAGATCGCCAAGGAAGTCGGCGCCTACTTCATGGTCGACATGGCCCACTACGCCGGCCTGATCGCCGCCGGCCTGTACCCGAACCCGGTGCCGTTCGCCGACTTCGTCACCTCGACCACGCACAAATCGCTGCGCGGCCCGCGCGGCGGCATCATCCTGATGAAGGCCGAACACGAAAAAGCCATCAACTCGGCCATCTTCCCTGGCATCCAGGGCGGCCCGCTGATGCACGTGATCGCCGGCAAGGCCGTCGCCTTCAAGGAAGCGCTGAGCCCTGAATTCGTCGAATACCAGAAGCAAGTGATCAAGAACGCCGACGTGCTGGCGAAAACCCTGATCAAGCGCGGCCTGCGCATCGTGTCCGGCGGCACCGAATCGCACGTCATGCTGGTCGACCTGCGCGCCAAGAACCTGACAGGCAAGGAAGCTGAAGCCATCCTCGGTTCCGCGCACATCACCTGCAACAAGAACGGCATCCCGAACGACCCGCAAAAGCCATTCGTCACCTCGGGCATCCGCCTGGGCAGCCCGGCGATGACGACGCGCGGTTTCAAGGAAGCGCAAGCGGAAGAAGTGGGCAACCTGATCGCCGACGTGCTGGACAATCCGCATGACGCCGCCACCATCGAGCGCGTGAAAGCGGCCGTGAAAGTGCTGGCCGACGCGCACCCTGTGTACGCCGCATAA
- the nrdR gene encoding transcriptional regulator NrdR → MKCPFCQHGDTQVLDTRVSEEGDAIRRRRRCGKCDKRFTTYERIELIMPAVVKKNGSRTEFAADKLRGSLMLALRKRPVAAASVDTAIASIQEKLLTSGQREVDSGYIGELVMQELKRLDKIAYIRFASVYKNFEDLAEFQDAIAEVGQARKP, encoded by the coding sequence ATGAAATGTCCATTTTGCCAGCACGGCGATACCCAGGTTCTCGATACGCGCGTATCGGAGGAAGGGGATGCCATTCGGCGCCGCCGCCGCTGCGGCAAATGCGACAAGCGTTTTACGACTTACGAACGCATTGAACTTATCATGCCGGCCGTCGTCAAAAAGAATGGCAGCCGGACGGAGTTCGCTGCGGATAAGTTGCGCGGCAGTTTGATGCTGGCCTTGCGCAAGCGTCCCGTCGCGGCCGCCTCCGTGGATACGGCCATTGCCTCCATCCAGGAAAAACTGCTGACCAGCGGTCAGCGTGAAGTCGATTCCGGCTATATCGGCGAACTCGTCATGCAGGAACTCAAGCGCCTGGACAAGATCGCCTACATCCGCTTCGCTTCCGTCTACAAGAATTTCGAAGACCTGGCCGAGTTCCAGGACGCAATCGCCGAAGTGGGGCAGGCGCGCAAGCCCTGA